From the Prochlorococcus sp. MIT 1223 genome, the window CTCAGGAAGTTTTACCAGTAGAAGATCTTGCGGCTAGTTTTGAAAGAGTTGTTGCCGAAGTGCTAGTTGATAGAAGTCTTCGCTGTGCAAATGATCAAGGCCTTAAATGCTTGGTTATGGTAGGTGGTGTGGCTGCAAATTCTTGTTTGAGAAAGACTATGAGAGAAAGAGCTTTGAAGGATTCTATTGATGTTCATATCGCACCTAAGACTTTTTGTACTGACAATGCAGCAATGATAGGCACAGCCGGGTTATTGCGATTAGTATCTGGAGTGAAATCTTCTTTTGAATTAGGAGTCTCAGGACGCTTGCCATTAACTCAAGCGAATTCCTTGTATGACCAAACCCCTCCTTTTTAAAAGACGTAAAATTATTTGAGTTTCTCAGCTATGTACTCTGAATCAAAAAATAATTCACCCAATACTCAAAATGTTAGCAAGACAGAACTTAATTCATGGAGAAGAGGTTTTACTTACCAGGCTGAAATATGGAATGGCCGAATGGCTATAGCCGGTTTATTTCTGCTTTCTATCATTTTGTTTGCTGCTAATTACTTTTTTTCGGGATAAAAATTTTTAGTTTTCTCACTATCCTTTATCAAAAAGGTTATAAAGAGATATACCTATCTCATTTTCTTATAGTTATATAAGAGGAATTTTAATGTTTTACTAAATTATCTTCTTCATAATGATTGATAGCAAAATTAGTTTTTCGGGTATATACCTTATGAATGTTAATGAAGTGAGATTCAACTTTTTATGCGCCAGTATCTATGACGCCTGAGCGTCTTGGCCTTCTTTGGGGAATAACCGTTTTTGCAGGAGCGGGAGCAAGATTTTTGTCTTTAGTTACTGGATTACCAGGAGTGGTCTTGCTATTGCTATCTGGCTTGCTGATTGGTCGTTCAGGTCTTGGGTTAGTCGAACCACTCGACCTGGGAGAAGGATTGGAAATAATTGTTGGCCTATTAGTAAGCCTTGTTTTGTTTGACGGTGGATTA encodes:
- a CDS encoding high light inducible protein; its protein translation is MYSESKNNSPNTQNVSKTELNSWRRGFTYQAEIWNGRMAIAGLFLLSIILFAANYFFSG